In Helianthus annuus cultivar XRQ/B chromosome 8, HanXRQr2.0-SUNRISE, whole genome shotgun sequence, a single genomic region encodes these proteins:
- the LOC110941875 gene encoding putative F-box protein PP2-B12, translating into MDQENKFVEDFFGSIPEGFVAKALSLTSPGDACRLSLVCSVFRSAAEWDAVWESFLPPDYHKIVTQDENAGCSSFGSKKDLYLRLCDHPFIIDGGNKSFSLDKRTGKKCYMLAARDLSIVWGDTPRYWRWISLPESRFTEVAELISVCWFEVHGRISTSMLSPNTVYVAFIVFKSTSETHGFEYQPAEVSIGISGLETQTQTVFLEPEGEQRRRYPVVPRRRMGMYHRGGVAYPNLNQNQNQNVTAQVNPSVNGNGPRQREDGWMEIELGEYLIKGGEEGELEMSMTEVKGGNWKGGLVIQGIEIRPKPCKT; encoded by the exons ATGGATCAAGAAAATAAGTTTGTGGAGGATTTCTTCGGGTCGATACCAGAAGGGTTTGTAGCCAAGGCTTTGTCGTTGACCAGCCCTGGAGATGCGTGCAGGTTGTCGTTGGTGTGTTCGGTTTTTAGGTCGGCCGCCGAATGGGACGCCGTGTGGGAGAGTTTCTTGCCGCCGGATTATCACAAGATTGTAACGCAGGACGAGAACGCCGGTTGTTCGTCCTTCGGTTCCAAGAAGGACTTGTATCTTCGGCTTTGTGATCACCCCTTCATCATCGATGGTGGCAATAAG AGCTTCTCACTGGACAAACGGACCGGTAAGAAATGTTATATGTTAGCCGCAAGAGATTTATCGATAGTTTGGGGCGATACACCACGGTATTGGAGATGGATTTCATTACCCGAATCGCG GTTTACCGAGGTGGCAGAGCTCATAAGTGTTTGCTGGTTTGAAGTGCATGGCAGGATCAGTACTTCAATGCTATCGCCAAACACTGTTTACGTAGCGTTTATCGTGTTCAAATCGACTTCAGAAACTCATGGGTTCGAGTACCAACCAGCAGAGGTTTCGATTGGGATAAGTGGGCTGGAGACCCAGACCCAGACCGTGTTTCTTGAACCCGAAGGTGAGCAGAGAAGGCGGTATCCAGTAGTGCCTAGAAGGCGAATGGGAATGTACCATAGAGGTGGTGTCGCCTATCCGaatctgaaccagaaccagaaccagaatgttACTGCGCAAGTGAACCCGAGCGTGAATGGCAACGGGCCGAGGCAAAGGGAAGATGGATGGATGGAGATTGAGCTTGGTGAGTATTTGATCAAGGGAGGGGAGGAAGGTGAATTGGAAATGAGTATGACAGAAGTGAAAGGAGGAAATTGGAAGGGTGGGCTTGTGATTCAAGGGATTGAGATTAGGCCTAAGCCTTGTAAAACTTGA
- the LOC110943962 gene encoding uncharacterized protein LOC110943962 produces the protein MGRSFVTTNHNINMGMMRVSNTEKAVCILENPVGKMMIIRTSMTGVQHGVPQFNAGNQRANNRVGGDQIQFVDGVPQVVQGAPIQGVEGHCRPVVVPNSSAIVTPVGNNNRPFEVRPRYLGHLSEFYGKRTKEPYLHITSFDSICKTIRGSGFTKEEVKLMLFQFTLKDKARQWFATLPPVSIYTWQEMQQVFLEEYYTMNRTSEARNAIRAFQQHSGEAFHEAFTRFKELLRKCPHHGIQTWELIKAFYDGLLPDDVRDLIAISNGTFLTNTEAADWAYLGRQSATSKRQAQSSRRARSASARAIDYEAKERVEKLKHQNLLLERQVAQMKLGKGAEVRAANAFAVCTDYGELGHQVGECLARMVPNEEVNQVFGERKQYDMKPNTYHPGLRNHPNFSYGNSANQMNPNFQVPMQGGQQYQSRQGNYQTHGSYNQKDNEVRDKTSEAMQKQLGQLAEDLAQLRRDPGKLPSNTTVNLAHQSSSSKNGRNVHINVVSVLPTSKMGSVTITPLSQLVEEVVEDVVTESDSQHDRDPTRDERWESFKQAKINLPLLDAIKESPDQVECLKELNTQKRLHKFPKKIDLTANVNAVLLGTLSPKLQDPGAPIISIQVGEFKIERALLDIGALI, from the exons ATGGGGAGATCATTCGTCACAACCAACCACAACATCAACATGGGTATGATGAGGGTTTCCAACACAGAGAAGGCAGTGTGCATACTTGAGAATCCGGTTGGGAAGATGATGATTATCAGAACCAGTATGACAGGAG TTCAACATGGAGTCCCACAATTCAATGCGGGGAATCAAAGAGCTAATAATCGGGTTGGGGGCGATCAGATACAGTTTGTGGATGGTGTCCCACAAGTCGTTCAAGGGGCACCAATTCAGGGCGTTGAAGGTCACTGTCGACCAGTTGTAGTACCTAACTCATCGGCTATAGTCACACCGGTTGGAAACAATAACAGACCTTTCGAGGTGAGGCCTCGGTACTTAGGCCATCTGTCAGAGTTTTATGGAAAGAGGACCAAAGAACCGTACTTACACATAACAAGTTTTGATTCAATTTGCAAAACTATAAGAGGTTCAGGTTTTACAAAGGAAGAAGTGAAGCTGATGCTGTTTCAGTTTACTCTAAAAGACAAAGCTCGACAGTGGTTCGCGACATTACCTCCGGTTAGTATATACACTTGGCAAGAGATGCAGCAAGTGTTTTTGGAAGAATACTACACCATGAATAGAACCAGTGAAGCTCGGAATGCAATTAGAGCATTCCAGCAACATTCAGGGGAAGCGTTCCATGAGGCGTTCACAAGGTTTAAGGAGTTGCTTAGGAAATGCCCCCACCATGGCATTCAGACATGGGAATTGATTAAAGCGTTCTATGATGGGCTACTTCCTGATGATGTAAGAGATCTTATAGCCATCAgtaatggtacgtttctcacCAATACAGAAGCTGCAGATTGGGCATATTTGGGGAGACAGAGTGCTACTTCTAAAAGGCAGGCACAGTCTAGCAGGAGAGCAAGATCAGCATCAGCAAGAGCAATTGATTATGAAGCTAAAGAACGGGTTGAGAAACTGAAACATCAGAATTTGCTATTAGAGCGACAGGTAGCTCAGATGAAGTTGGGAAAGGGAGCTGAAGTTAGGGCAGCTAATGCATTCGCAGTATGTACAGATTATGGTGAGTTAGGACACCAGGTTGGAGAGTGTCTCGCAAGGATGGTTCCGAATGAAGAAGTGAACCAAGTATTCGGTGAACGAAAGCAATATGATATGAAACCGAATACATATCATCCAGGTTTACGAAATCACCCCAATTTTAGTTACGGTAATTCTGCTAATCAAatgaaccctaattttcaggtacCCATGCAAGGAGGCCAGCAGTATCAGAGCCGTCAAGGTAATTACCAAACTCATGGCTCATATAATCAG AAGGATAATGAAGTTCGAGACAAAACTTCTGAGGCAATGCAGAAGCAGTTGGGGCAGCTAGCAGAAGATCTAGCTCAGCTGAGAAGAGATCCAGGAAAGTTGCCAAGTAATACCACAGTTAATCTAGCACATCAGTCATCTAGCTCAAAGAATGGAAGAAACGTGCACATCAACGTGGTAAGTGTTCTTCCAACTTCTAAAATGGGTAGTGTTACAATTACTCCACTATCACAACtagttgaggaggtggtggaagatGTTGTTACTGAATCGGATTCTCAACATGATCGGGACCCAACAAGGGATGAAAGGTGGGAAAGTTTTAAACAAGCTAAAATTAATCTACCCTTACTTGATGCGATTAAAGAGAGTCCCGATCAGGTTGAGTGTCTGAAAGAGTTAAATACCCAAAAACGACTTCACAAGTTTcctaaaaaaattgatttgactGCAAATGTGAATGCCGTTTTATTGGGTACCCTTTCCCCCAAACTCCAAGATCCAGGAGCACCCATTATTTCGATACAAGTGGGTGAATTTAAAATAGAAAGGGCACTGTTGGATATTGGAGCATTGATTTGA